ttgtaaaaatgtttttttttaagcaagtTTTGCAAAACTTGCTAGAAAATTCCCAATAGTGTCATGCCAGACcttaaataaatgattcattaattcatattaatcatttttaattggttaatccatccatcctttttctgctgcttatccACGTCAGGGTCGTGATTAATTAGTTATATTATTGGGAATGATTgataaatttaattaaattgacatttatttCCCATTGCACTTGGTCGTTAATTGTAGCGCTTATCAttgccaattatttttattaatatcttTCATACTTTGACCATGAAACATGTATGAAATTGCATTCTTTGTGCTAAAATGTACTGGTactaaaatgtcttaaaaagtcttaaatttaatttgatGAAGCCTGCAGAAACCTTGGCCTGTAAATTATACCTCTTctatcctgtttttgtttctttgattATATGAGTTGTAAGAGTGAGATATCTTTGTGGCTGGGTGCACTTGTAATGATAAATGACTCCAATGATCaacatgtcatttttgcttCTCTTTAAGACAAAAGTAAACACGGCTCCATCGCAGAGCACCAGAGTAACCCGTTCAATGAAaacgcagcagcagcaagtgCAGAAGGTGCTACTTTCTCTAAAATCTTGAATATCTTTTCTCAAAAATTccacaaaaaactaaaaactaacaGTAACTTTGTTGCATCGCCTTCCTTTTTTCAAAATCTCTACAGCCTCTGAAGACACAGGACCCAAACACTGCAGCAAAGAAAGGTAAAGTAATTGCATgtccttttattttaaatgaagctTCTACTCCAGCTTAGTGTGTTTTTTCGATCTGACCTCACCGATTTTCCTACATACATACAGCTCCTCCATCAACCAGGAGCCGGGTCACTTCGGTCAAGCCTGCACAACCACCACCTGTGACCAAGACTAAAGTCTGTGCAGGTAACTAGTAAGAAGAAAAATCCTTGAACATAACTAGACCTTGAGACCAGCTATCATGTTTAATCCTCCTTATTGTGTTTCCTTATTTGCATCTTAGTGGAGCCTGTCGTACGAGCTGCGTCGACCAGATCAGTCAACAGGCCTCCTGTTACAGCAGTTCCTGTGGTGAAAGACAACCCTAAGGACAAGTCTACAGGTACATGCTGATCCAAAGCAATAGTTTAAGCAGTGTTTGAGAGCATGTAAGACCACTAGAGGTATATGCACCAAAGCAAGCAGAGAAATACTATAATATTCTAGCAAACCACTCTTTAATATTGTTTAATGTCTTCCCCATCCCTCAGATGTAAGAACCACAAGGAGCAGAGCTATTGTCAACCTTACGGCCCCACCTTCTGGCAGAGGAAGGAACTGTAAAGGTATTGTTAAATGTCAACCAACATTAACCCAGACATTGTTCACCAGTTTTACTTTTCTCCATGTGAGCATGTACAATTGTTTTGATCGTTTTTGTATATCTGTCCTTTTAATATACAGCAGCTGTCAACGTTGTCCATCCTGCTGAGCCCAAGGTGAGCATTTCTGTGTCACATACAGCCTCTTCAAAACTGactactttgtttttttacctgtgACTTGATGAATCAGTTTGCTGTGTCTGTGTAGGAGCCTGAGAtgcaggaggaagaagaaaaacctCCCAGCCCGACGCCCTGTTCTGAGGAGGTAGACATGGTGGTGGACCAAGCTCCAGCTGATGCTGTCCCTGCTGTGGATACTGTTGAGGATTCTTCCTCTTTGACCTCATTTGCTCCCAAAGGTTTTGTCTTCCAAGCTCCTGCCGGCTTGTTCAAGTTCGAGCCTCTCACTCCTCGCTCGGCAGATGCCTTTCTTACACCAaggtctgtctgtttttcttctcttctgcttatttaaagataattaaaattctagaaagcttttaatattgtttgaaaatatttgaaattgtCAAACCTTGGTAAATGCAGTATTTCTGGTATCATTTTGAAGCAGAGTTTTTGTTTTACCAGCCTTTCAAGGAGGCAGAAATAATCCAATTGGCTAAGTTAAGCTTCACCAAAAGAGGCTTGAGTGAAGCAAGGCAAATATTAAAAGATAAAGACATTTTTGCCTTTAGAGCCTCTTAGAAAATTTGTAAGATTAAGACTTGGGtcagctgatgtttgttttcttttttttaatctaattgCCATGTTGTGACTCCTCCTGCGCAGCTCCAGCTTCAATCTTCCCCCGGTCCCCAAGTTCAACATTGAGCCTCAGGCTGAGCCAAGTGAGCCTTCTCCCCCTAAATCCCCTCACCGCTCTCCTCCTCGCCCATCTCCCACAGTGGCCCCTCCGTCTCCAGGCAGCCCCCTGGAATCAAAGCACGATGTGCCGTACTTCAGGTGATGTACCAGTCATTTATCGTTaggttcatttttttaaaaatttatttatttattgtctgaCAAGCAGTCAAAAAGCTGAAAGTATCAGGttgtttttcttgataaatgaaTTATGCCGTATATATACCAATCCTTTATCAAAACTGTTGATAAATTTGCTGTTACTAACAGACTTATTCTCCTAAAATATGGCTGTGACATGTATTTGAAATGTATGTATTATtgaatattaattttaattaatttatatcTAATTTCTGTGTGTTGTCCAGATCGGAAATTGccagtgagacagacagactgatgtCTCTGTGTGCTCAGTGGGAGTCTAAAGTGGAAGATGAGTCCATCCCAGAAGAAAGTGAGTGCTTTTTACTAGTGACTATAGTTTTTAGCTGGAGACGGTGGTGTCTAATTGTGAAAATGACATAAGTCCCCATCTGAACAATTGTAATTTGGCATCTGTCTAACcttaatgtgtgtatgtgatcaGTGAGAGACCGTATGCGCACAGCGATTGGCCAGGCGAGGCTCCTGATGAAAGAGCGTTTTAACCAGTTCAGCGGTCTGGTGGATGACTGCGAGTTTGGCCGAGGAGAGAAGATCACCACCTGCACTGACCTGCAAGGATTCTGGGACATGGTTTATTACCAGGTGAGCACCTCACAGGAGAGGGACAGGTGTCTCGAACATGAAACACAAAACGCATAAAAGGGTGACTGTTATCGTTTGGCTTAAAATGAGCATTTTGTACTTCCTGTCTTCTTTCAGGTAGAGGATGTCAACAAGAAGTTTGATGCCCTCAAAGAAGCAGAGGCCCGAGGCTGGATGGAGGAGCACAAGCCCCCACCAAGACAGAGGAAAGTAGTCAAGGTGGGTGCAAAGAACTGCGActctcttgttttttaaaaaaaggtttgtcCAACATATTTAGGGACAAAAAGTGCAACACAAGCTTACACATCTTGGGCCACTTTTGACAGAGACCTGCAGCTGCTCCTGCACCCGCCAAGCCAACAGGAACCAAAGCAGCAGCCAAGTCTCGCCTAGCTGCCGTGAAAGCAGCCATGAAAGCCAAACAGCAGGCAGCCGAGGCAGAGAAAGCTGCAAAGGCTGCTGCTACCCCCCAACCTGAGGAACCACAACCCCAAGCAGAGGCTCAAAAGACGGACACTGTGGTCTTTGATGGAGGCTTCTTCCAGGTTGAGAGCCCAGCCAAACCATCAGGTGAGTGGACGTTCACTACACAAATGACCAAGTCTTCCGTGATGCTTGAGTTACAGGATTTGGTGTAACACCTATGTTGTATATTGTTGTCTGCAGGTTCCATGAGGAGATCCAGCCGTCTGAGTGCTGCTGTGCTTCCTCAGGCCTCTCCCTGCTCCAGCTATCTCTCCCCTAGAAGAGTCACTCGACGATCCCTTGCACTGGCTCAGACCCCCGTTCAGAACCACGCGTCTCCCGCCCAGCCGGTCCACACTCCCGCCCACCTCCGTCTCACCCTTGACCAAACCCCCGGACAAGCACCAAAGTCTCAGCATAGCACTCCTCAGCCACCCCAGAGCAGAAACGACACTGTAAATGTCTCTCTTTGCTTCTCACCTGTCAAGGAGGTGCCTTCAGACAACACCCAACCCGAGGAAAACCCTGCAGTCTCCATGCAGGACAACACCTCTCCGGTTCCTGAATCGGACACACCCATACCTGTGCGTTCGCTTCCATCCATTTGTGTCATCCAGGAGCAAGACGAACCAGCTGAGGCTGTTAATGTCGACATCCCGCTCTCCCCaagactttctctctctccatgcaAATCACCTCCTCCAGTCAGCAAGACTCCTGAGCCCTCATCAGCTCTGAGCTTCACACTGTCACCCTGCCAACCTCCCCTGTCCTCCCCCACTGTGATCTCCTCTCCTGCTGTGGAGTCTCAAGAGTCCATGTGTCACACACCAGAAAGCGCAGTCCTTACGGTAAACAATCTTTTTGGCCTCACTCATGTTCTGTTTCTGTATTGAAGAAATCAGCCTCAGAGGTTGCCATTTAAAGCTGTGATTGTTTTCTCCAGCTCATCAGTAAACAAGTTATTCTCTTGTGTTTCCAGGAAACTCCAGGATTTGACTTTGAGCGTTACTTGCAGACTTCACAGAGATGTAGCCTGTCACCAAGGGAGGCAGTCACCGTAGATGAGCCATCACCCATGGCAGTGGATGTGGAGA
This sequence is a window from Thunnus albacares chromosome 20, fThuAlb1.1, whole genome shotgun sequence. Protein-coding genes within it:
- the dlgap5 gene encoding disks large-associated protein 5 isoform X2, which translates into the protein MESRFSHLRQRDTSVSMLRVKMSRRRSQSQKENRERAVNTRRQLDKLPEMDVSSLDASITVANMSIIQEKTLNNAKPVKSQAAEERLKQLERWKERKALEKEKEMREKGRKGVFKTGLFHPKDTQTIVPAASTRAKETKVNTAPSQSTRVTRSMKTQQQQVQKPLKTQDPNTAAKKAPPSTRSRVTSVKPAQPPPVTKTKVCAVEPVVRAASTRSVNRPPVTAVPVVKDNPKDKSTDVRTTRSRAIVNLTAPPSGRGRNCKAVNVVHPAEPKEPEMQEEEEKPPSPTPCSEEVDMVVDQAPADAVPAVDTVEDSSSLTSFAPKGFVFQAPAGLFKFEPLTPRSADAFLTPSSSFNLPPVPKFNIEPQAEPSEPSPPKSPHRSPPRPSPTVAPPSPGSPLESKHDVPYFRSEIASETDRLMSLCAQWESKVEDESIPEEMRDRMRTAIGQARLLMKERFNQFSGLVDDCEFGRGEKITTCTDLQGFWDMVYYQVEDVNKKFDALKEAEARGWMEEHKPPPRQRKVVKRPAAAPAPAKPTGTKAAAKSRLAAVKAAMKAKQQAAEAEKAAKAAATPQPEEPQPQAEAQKTDTVVFDGGFFQVESPAKPSGSMRRSSRLSAAVLPQASPCSSYLSPRRVTRRSLALAQTPVQNHASPAQPVHTPAHLRLTLDQTPGQAPKSQHSTPQPPQSRNDTVNVSLCFSPVKEVPSDNTQPEENPAVSMQDNTSPVPESDTPIPVRSLPSICVIQEQDEPAEAVNVDIPLSPRLSLSPCKSPPPVSKTPEPSSALSFTLSPCQPPLSSPTVISSPAVESQESMCHTPESAVLTETPGFDFERYLQTSQRCSLSPREAVTVDEPSPMAVDVEMESPRGQYEDLLTQEEAGYARSLTVTTALPAVSSVLTPQSPQAQTAESALFLFTPDLKDRIRQSVCPSDLMVFTPPS
- the dlgap5 gene encoding disks large-associated protein 5 isoform X1 → MESRFSHLRQRDTSVSMLRVKMSRRRSQSQKENRERAVNTRRQLDKLPEMDVSSLDASITVANMSIIQEKTLNNAKPVKSQAAEERLKQLERWKERKALEKEKEMREKGRKGVFKTGLFHPKDTQTIVPAASTRAKETKVNTAPSQSTRVTRSMKTQQQQVQKPLKTQDPNTAAKKAPPSTRSRVTSVKPAQPPPVTKTKVCAVEPVVRAASTRSVNRPPVTAVPVVKDNPKDKSTDVRTTRSRAIVNLTAPPSGRGRNCKAAVNVVHPAEPKEPEMQEEEEKPPSPTPCSEEVDMVVDQAPADAVPAVDTVEDSSSLTSFAPKGFVFQAPAGLFKFEPLTPRSADAFLTPSSSFNLPPVPKFNIEPQAEPSEPSPPKSPHRSPPRPSPTVAPPSPGSPLESKHDVPYFRSEIASETDRLMSLCAQWESKVEDESIPEEMRDRMRTAIGQARLLMKERFNQFSGLVDDCEFGRGEKITTCTDLQGFWDMVYYQVEDVNKKFDALKEAEARGWMEEHKPPPRQRKVVKRPAAAPAPAKPTGTKAAAKSRLAAVKAAMKAKQQAAEAEKAAKAAATPQPEEPQPQAEAQKTDTVVFDGGFFQVESPAKPSGSMRRSSRLSAAVLPQASPCSSYLSPRRVTRRSLALAQTPVQNHASPAQPVHTPAHLRLTLDQTPGQAPKSQHSTPQPPQSRNDTVNVSLCFSPVKEVPSDNTQPEENPAVSMQDNTSPVPESDTPIPVRSLPSICVIQEQDEPAEAVNVDIPLSPRLSLSPCKSPPPVSKTPEPSSALSFTLSPCQPPLSSPTVISSPAVESQESMCHTPESAVLTETPGFDFERYLQTSQRCSLSPREAVTVDEPSPMAVDVEMESPRGQYEDLLTQEEAGYARSLTVTTALPAVSSVLTPQSPQAQTAESALFLFTPDLKDRIRQSVCPSDLMVFTPPS
- the dlgap5 gene encoding disks large-associated protein 5 isoform X3 encodes the protein MESRFSHLRQRDTSVSMLRVKMSRRRSQSQKENRERAVNTRRQLDKLPEMDVSSLDASITVANMSIIQEKTLNNAKPVKSQAAEERLKQLERWKERKALEKEKEMREKGRKGVFKTGLFHPKDTQTIVPAASTRAKETKVNTAPSQSTRVTRSMKTQQQQVQKPLKTQDPNTAAKKAPPSTRSRVTSVKPAQPPPVTKTKVCAVEPVVRAASTRSVNRPPVTAVPVVKDNPKDKSTDVRTTRSRAIVNLTAPPSGRGRNCKAAVNVVHPAEPKEPEMQEEEEKPPSPTPCSEEVDMVVDQAPADAVPAVDTVEDSSSLTSFAPKGFVFQAPAGLFKFEPLTPRSADAFLTPSSSFNLPPVPKFNIEPQAEPSEPSPPKSPHRSPPRPSPTVAPPSPGSPLESKHDVPYFRSEIASETDRLMSLCAQWESKVEDESIPEEMRDRMRTAIGQARLLMKERFNQFSGLVDDCEFGRGEKITTCTDLQGFWDMVYYQVEDVNKKFDALKEAEARGWMEEHKPPPRQRKVVKRPAAAPAPAKPTGTKAAAKSRLAAVKAAMKAKQQAAEAEKAAKAAATPQPEEPQPQAEAQKTDTVVFDGGFFQVESPAKPSGSMRRSSRLSAAVLPQASPCSSYLSPRRVTRRSLALAQTPVQNHASPAQPVHTPAHLRLTLDQTPGQAPKSQHSTPQPPQSRNDTVNVSLCFSPVKEVPSDNTQPEENPAVSMQDNTSPVPESDTPIPVRSLPSICVIQEQDEPAEAVNVDIPLSPRLSLSPCKSPPPVSKTPEPSSALSFTLSPCQPPLSSPTVISSPAVESQESMCHTPESAVLTETPGFDFERYLQTSQRCSLSPREAVTVDEPSPMAVDVEMESPRGQYEDLLTQEEAALPAVSSVLTPQSPQAQTAESALFLFTPDLKDRIRQSVCPSDLMVFTPPS
- the dlgap5 gene encoding disks large-associated protein 5 isoform X4, whose translation is MESRFSHLRQRDTSVSMLRVKMSRRRSQSQKENRERAVNTRRQLDKLPEMDVSSLDASITVANMSIIQEKTLNNAKPVKSQAAEERLKQLERWKERKALEKEKEMREKGRKGVFKTGLFHPKDTQTIVPAASTRAKETKVNTAPSQSTRVTRSMKTQQQQVQKPLKTQDPNTAAKKAPPSTRSRVTSVKPAQPPPVTKTKVCAVEPVVRAASTRSVNRPPVTAVPVVKDNPKDKSTDVRTTRSRAIVNLTAPPSGRGRNCKAAVNVVHPAEPKEPEMQEEEEKPPSPTPCSEEVDMVVDQAPADAVPAVDTVEDSSSLTSFAPKGFVFQAPAGLFKFEPLTPRSADAFLTPSSSFNLPPVPKFNIEPQAEPSEPSPPKSPHRSPPRPSPTVAPPSPGSPLESKHDVPYFRSEIASETDRLMSLCAQWESKVEDESIPEEMRDRMRTAIGQARLLMKERFNQFSGLVDDCEFGRGEKITTCTDLQGFWDMVYYQVEDVNKKFDALKEAEARGWMEEHKPPPRQRKVVKRPAAAPAPAKPTGTKAAAKSRLAAVKAAMKAKQQAAEAEKAAKAAATPQPEEPQPQAEAQKTDTVVFDGGFFQVESPAKPSGSMRRSSRLSAAVLPQASPCSSYLSPRRVTRRSLALAQTPVQNHASPAQPVHTPAHLRLTLDQTPGQAPKSQHSTPQPPQSRNDTVNVSLCFSPVKEVPSDNTQPEENPAVSMQDNTSPVPESDTPIPVRSLPSICVIQEQDEPAEAVNVDIPLSPRLSLSPCKSPPPVSKTPEPSSALSFTLSPCQPPLSSPTVISSPAVESQESMCHTPESAVLTETPGFDFERYLQTSQRCSLSPREAVTVDEPSPMAVDVEMESPRGQYEDLLTQEEAGPDSRVCPVSLHPGPEGPDTPVCLSK